A single region of the Jatrophihabitans sp. GAS493 genome encodes:
- a CDS encoding S8 family serine peptidase has protein sequence MRRTLRAVLLVVGFGTTSLVGLTARVAPAEAVPVCQPPNDVAVQSIPWAQARLDVDRVWPMTTGVGVTVAVLDTGVSSTTPALAGRVLPGVDVTGSGSARSDCMGHGTFVAGLIAGRPENGSAFHGVAPDARILPIRVVATQDGANEDVPPDLLAAGINAALDAQAAIIATPATAPYGSPALTGAMARAQRDGVLVIAPAHTARNQSGDIAEPGASPEVLRVAGIDATGTPLVSTLSKINPTVCAPAADLTSVPPTGAGTITGSGESLAVGYVAGVAALMLSYRPGLTPAAVASRLVSTATPLASGVSPALVGAGLVDPEAAVLGVPPGPGQPSPSQASLPPLKVPPLETQSRAKVGPVLLSVLSMAFGAVLVGVVGVVIRSGRSRGWRAD, from the coding sequence ATGAGGCGGACTCTCAGGGCAGTCCTGCTCGTTGTCGGCTTCGGCACAACGTCCCTGGTTGGCCTGACGGCACGCGTCGCCCCGGCGGAGGCGGTGCCCGTCTGTCAGCCACCCAATGACGTTGCTGTGCAGTCGATCCCGTGGGCACAAGCCCGGCTCGACGTCGACCGGGTCTGGCCTATGACCACCGGGGTCGGGGTCACGGTTGCCGTCCTCGATACGGGTGTCTCCTCGACAACGCCCGCTCTCGCCGGACGAGTTCTGCCTGGGGTTGATGTCACGGGATCGGGCTCGGCTAGGAGCGACTGTATGGGGCACGGCACCTTCGTGGCCGGATTGATCGCTGGCCGCCCCGAGAACGGCTCGGCGTTCCACGGTGTCGCCCCGGACGCCCGCATCCTGCCCATCCGGGTCGTCGCCACCCAAGACGGGGCGAACGAAGATGTGCCCCCCGATCTCCTTGCCGCCGGGATCAACGCAGCCCTTGACGCGCAGGCAGCGATTATTGCAACGCCCGCGACCGCGCCTTACGGCTCACCGGCACTGACCGGCGCGATGGCGCGCGCCCAGAGAGACGGGGTTCTCGTGATCGCGCCGGCGCATACCGCCCGCAATCAGAGCGGTGACATCGCCGAACCGGGAGCCTCCCCCGAGGTACTTCGGGTTGCCGGAATTGACGCGACCGGCACCCCCTTGGTCAGCACGCTGTCCAAGATCAATCCGACCGTCTGTGCCCCCGCAGCGGACCTGACGAGCGTTCCCCCAACCGGTGCCGGCACCATCACCGGCTCGGGCGAATCACTGGCCGTCGGCTACGTGGCCGGGGTAGCGGCGCTGATGCTGAGTTACCGTCCTGGCCTGACCCCCGCCGCGGTCGCGTCACGATTGGTGTCGACAGCCACCCCGCTCGCATCTGGAGTGTCGCCCGCGCTCGTGGGAGCCGGACTCGTTGATCCAGAGGCCGCGGTCCTCGGCGTGCCGCCCGGTCCGGGCCAGCCGTCGCCATCGCAGGCATCGCTGCCCCCTCTGAAGGTACCGCCGCTCGAGACGCAGTCCCGGGCCAAGGTGGGGCCGGTGCTGCTCTCGGTCCTGAGTATGGCCTTCGGGGCGGTCCTGGTCGGGGTCGTTGGCGTGGTGATACGAAGTGGGCGCAGCCGCGGTTGGCGGGCCGATTGA
- the eccCa gene encoding type VII secretion protein EccCa encodes MSVIVFHRPTRRKPPEMPTGELALQEPPVVSEYVGGGLMSFLPMVVGGLAMLLIVGGPMLIGGLGGGGSVGLSLAPIGMGLMMLSMLFMNVSRGGDRRGKMRGDRRDYLRYLSQVRVQVRKAAMDQRSALAWRHPDPTALWSVAMSGRLWERHAAHEDFAEVRIARGPQKLALTLKPMKTKPIEDLEPLSARALRRFIAAYNTVGDLPSAVFLRAFSHISLRGNDDLARDTLRALVAQLVTFHSPEDLKIAICVEDAQRAEWDWVKWLPHAQNDFVQDGAGSARYVGDSMSQIESLLAGELHDRARFEPGATPSHEQPYVVVIVDGPDIPSESRLAGTGFANSVVIVVGGEADAIPDGPTSLRLDLSEETLEMVRTDRIGKEIRAPLGCPDRLSVARASALARVMSPFRLAASTDIVEPMITDFDLAALLGIADVGALNPRQLWDRAAAPAERFRVPIGIAEDGSKVELDIKEAAQGGVGPHGLLIGATGSGKSELLRTLVLALAMTNSSEVLNFVLTDFKGGATFLGLDKLPHTSAVITNLADEESLVERMQDALEGEMNRRQELLRRAGNYSSLLDYETARRAGAALDPLPTLFVVVDEFSELLASHPDFGELFVMIGRLGRSLGVHLLLASQRIEDGRMHKLESHLSYRISLKTLSAMESRSVIGVPDAYHLPAAPGNGFMRLDVSNLIRFKAAYVSGQYQRRTREQRQAEVSRQIVPFGSGRIEVLNPNETQSTSEGSTVEAEPSGPADAATPEATAPSQSVMSVVVDRLRDQGPPAHQVWLPPLVAPPSLDQLLLPLVPEPALGLCPAGWSGRGGLIVPIGLIDKPYEQIRDLYMLDVSGGGGHVGIAGGPQAGKSTLLRSIVCGLALTHTPDEVQFYCLDFGGGSLGVLGELPHVGGVAGRMDAERVSRTVAEVCQILALRERLFADHEIEGMAAFRTMRAAGAIDDPFGDVFLVVDGWASVRTDFEHEESAIRQLAARGLAYGIHVMLTTGRWSDIHSSLRDLLGSRIELRLGDSIDSMIDIRAAAKVPRIPGRGLTMEKLHYLAAVPRIDGDSGTSDLREATQSLVDAVADNWYGPTAPPVRLLPAMLPIERLPAAQGRMRVPLGWSESDLEPVWHDFSDHPHLTVLGDTGSGKSATLRLVANAVVSAYPAGDARMVLYDARRTLVDSIPESHRYEIAYSSPALADMIGRLADELTARLPGSDVSPQQMAQRSWWSGPEYYVLVDDYDLLLGGYGSSGPLDALLPLLAVASDVGLHVVLTRAAAVASRAASDGVVRRLQESNTPDLVLSCPPSEGPMLNGQRPRILPPGRGQLVTRRSCTLLQVGWSAAAEDRT; translated from the coding sequence GTGAGCGTCATCGTTTTCCATCGCCCGACCCGTCGCAAACCTCCCGAGATGCCGACCGGCGAGCTTGCGCTGCAGGAGCCGCCGGTCGTGAGTGAGTACGTCGGCGGCGGCCTGATGTCGTTCCTGCCGATGGTGGTCGGCGGCCTCGCGATGCTGCTCATTGTCGGCGGGCCGATGTTAATCGGTGGCCTGGGCGGTGGAGGTTCGGTCGGGTTGTCTCTGGCCCCGATAGGGATGGGTCTGATGATGCTGTCGATGCTGTTCATGAATGTGTCCCGCGGCGGCGATCGGCGAGGCAAGATGCGGGGCGATCGGCGCGACTATCTTCGCTATCTGTCCCAGGTTCGGGTACAGGTACGCAAGGCGGCCATGGACCAGCGTTCGGCGTTGGCGTGGCGCCACCCCGATCCCACCGCTCTCTGGTCGGTGGCGATGAGTGGTCGGTTGTGGGAGCGCCATGCGGCACATGAGGACTTCGCTGAGGTTCGGATCGCTCGCGGGCCACAGAAGCTTGCCCTGACGCTGAAGCCGATGAAGACCAAGCCGATCGAAGACCTGGAACCGCTGAGTGCCCGGGCGCTGCGCCGTTTCATTGCCGCCTACAACACCGTCGGAGATCTACCCTCTGCCGTATTTCTCCGGGCATTCTCACACATTTCGCTGCGTGGCAACGATGATCTGGCGCGGGACACACTGCGGGCCCTAGTGGCCCAGCTCGTTACCTTTCACTCGCCGGAAGACCTCAAGATCGCCATCTGCGTTGAGGACGCCCAGCGTGCTGAGTGGGATTGGGTGAAGTGGCTGCCCCACGCCCAGAACGACTTCGTTCAGGACGGTGCGGGGAGCGCACGGTATGTCGGTGATTCGATGAGCCAGATCGAATCACTGCTCGCCGGTGAGCTGCACGATCGCGCTCGCTTCGAACCAGGCGCCACGCCATCGCACGAACAGCCCTATGTCGTGGTGATCGTCGACGGCCCGGACATACCCTCCGAGTCGCGGCTGGCCGGCACTGGATTCGCCAACTCAGTGGTCATCGTCGTCGGAGGCGAGGCCGATGCGATCCCCGACGGGCCGACCAGCCTGCGTCTGGACCTTAGCGAAGAGACCCTGGAGATGGTCCGCACCGATCGGATCGGGAAGGAGATCCGTGCGCCGCTGGGTTGCCCCGACCGCCTCAGCGTTGCGCGCGCGTCGGCGCTGGCCCGAGTCATGTCGCCCTTTCGATTGGCCGCCTCTACCGACATCGTCGAACCTATGATTACCGACTTCGACCTCGCAGCGCTGCTAGGGATTGCCGATGTGGGTGCACTCAACCCGCGGCAATTGTGGGACCGTGCGGCCGCGCCCGCTGAGCGGTTTCGTGTGCCCATCGGTATCGCGGAGGACGGTTCGAAGGTCGAGCTCGACATCAAAGAGGCTGCACAGGGAGGCGTCGGGCCGCACGGATTACTCATCGGCGCTACTGGCTCCGGCAAGAGTGAGTTGCTTCGGACCCTCGTCCTCGCGCTCGCAATGACCAACTCATCCGAGGTGCTGAACTTCGTTCTCACTGACTTCAAGGGGGGAGCGACGTTCCTCGGGCTCGACAAGCTTCCGCACACCTCGGCCGTCATCACCAACCTGGCCGATGAAGAGTCACTCGTCGAGCGCATGCAGGACGCGTTGGAAGGCGAGATGAACCGTCGGCAGGAGCTTCTCCGCCGCGCCGGCAACTACAGCTCGCTGCTCGACTATGAGACAGCTCGCCGTGCTGGGGCAGCGCTCGATCCGCTGCCGACGCTCTTCGTCGTTGTCGACGAGTTCAGCGAACTGCTCGCGAGTCACCCCGACTTCGGTGAATTGTTCGTGATGATCGGGCGCCTCGGGCGTTCGCTCGGGGTCCACCTGCTGCTGGCCAGTCAGCGCATTGAGGACGGGCGGATGCACAAGCTCGAGAGCCACCTCTCCTATCGCATTTCGCTGAAGACACTGTCGGCCATGGAGAGCAGATCGGTTATCGGTGTGCCAGACGCCTACCACCTGCCGGCCGCTCCCGGCAACGGATTCATGCGGTTGGATGTCTCGAATCTTATCCGGTTTAAAGCTGCGTACGTCTCCGGCCAGTACCAGCGGCGCACCCGAGAGCAGCGACAGGCTGAGGTGAGCCGGCAGATAGTTCCCTTTGGGTCTGGCCGGATCGAAGTCCTCAACCCGAATGAAACTCAGTCAACGAGTGAGGGTTCCACCGTCGAGGCCGAACCGAGCGGTCCCGCGGATGCGGCTACCCCCGAGGCGACCGCGCCGAGCCAATCGGTGATGAGCGTCGTGGTCGACCGCCTGCGTGACCAGGGTCCGCCCGCCCACCAAGTATGGCTCCCGCCGCTGGTTGCTCCGCCTTCGCTCGACCAGTTGCTGCTGCCGCTCGTTCCAGAACCGGCCCTCGGTCTCTGCCCAGCCGGATGGTCGGGGCGCGGCGGCCTCATCGTGCCGATCGGGCTCATAGACAAGCCCTATGAACAGATACGTGATCTGTACATGCTCGACGTCTCCGGTGGTGGCGGTCATGTCGGGATCGCCGGCGGCCCGCAGGCAGGCAAGAGCACCTTGCTGCGCTCGATCGTCTGCGGGCTCGCGCTCACCCACACACCGGACGAGGTGCAGTTCTACTGCCTAGACTTCGGCGGTGGATCGCTCGGGGTACTGGGCGAACTGCCGCACGTCGGCGGCGTCGCCGGTCGAATGGATGCCGAACGGGTAAGCCGGACGGTGGCCGAGGTGTGCCAGATCCTCGCCCTGCGGGAACGGCTCTTCGCCGATCACGAGATTGAGGGAATGGCCGCCTTCCGGACGATGCGCGCCGCCGGAGCTATCGATGATCCGTTTGGCGATGTGTTCCTGGTCGTGGATGGTTGGGCCTCGGTGCGGACTGATTTCGAACATGAGGAGTCGGCCATTCGCCAGCTGGCTGCCCGCGGACTGGCCTACGGCATCCACGTCATGCTGACCACCGGTCGCTGGTCAGATATTCACAGTTCGCTGCGTGATCTCCTCGGCAGCCGCATCGAGCTACGCCTCGGTGACTCGATCGATTCGATGATCGACATCCGGGCCGCCGCGAAGGTGCCGCGCATTCCCGGACGCGGGTTGACGATGGAGAAGTTGCACTACCTCGCCGCCGTTCCGCGTATCGACGGAGACTCTGGCACGTCCGATCTGCGGGAGGCGACCCAATCGCTGGTCGATGCGGTCGCCGACAATTGGTACGGCCCGACCGCGCCCCCAGTCCGCCTACTGCCGGCGATGCTCCCGATAGAGCGGTTGCCGGCCGCGCAGGGACGAATGCGAGTGCCTCTCGGATGGTCGGAGTCCGACCTTGAGCCGGTGTGGCACGACTTCTCCGACCATCCGCACCTGACCGTGCTCGGGGACACCGGCAGTGGCAAGAGCGCGACCCTCCGGCTGGTCGCCAACGCCGTCGTCTCGGCCTATCCGGCGGGCGATGCACGGATGGTTCTCTATGACGCTCGGCGCACGCTGGTTGATTCCATCCCGGAGTCCCACCGGTATGAAATCGCCTACTCCAGCCCCGCGCTCGCTGACATGATCGGACGGTTGGCCGACGAGTTGACTGCCCGCTTGCCTGGTTCCGACGTGAGCCCGCAGCAGATGGCGCAGCGTAGCTGGTGGAGCGGCCCCGAGTACTACGTCCTCGTCGACGACTATGACCTTCTGCTCGGTGGCTACGGGTCGAGTGGACCGCTGGACGCGCTGCTTCCGTTGCTCGCCGTCGCATCTGACGTAGGCCTGCACGTGGTCTTGACGCGCGCCGCTGCGGTGGCAAGCCGGGCGGCGTCCGACGGCGTCGTGCGCAGACTCCAGGAGTCGAACACGCCCGATCTCGTGCTCTCCTGCCCGCCATCGGAGGGGCCGATGCTCAATGGTCAGCGCCCGCGGATTCTTCCACCGGGTCGTGGCCAACTGGTGACTCGACGGTCCTGCACCCTCCTGCAGGTAGGCTGGTCCGCGGCCGCCGAGGACCGGACATGA
- the eccD gene encoding type VII secretion integral membrane protein EccD, with translation MTTTSAAGGDICRLTVFGPDSRAELAVPVHVPLADLLPTLLIHLDQRLATTGLEHGGWVLQRLGEPPLDEDLGTAALGLYDGDIVHLRPRDEQLPPIDFDDIVDGVATAISERADRWRPEFGRRLALGFAGLTGLFGLSLLATARSVAAYEVSAGLALVLLLAGIVASRAFGNRTSGGLLNCLAMAFVIAVGFSRGFSGPNVQAGAPALTLLATAGYLCAAALIVRFTTTTWQIRWEAVAAGSAVIAVSSLADVTFDIGAWGTCALLIPVLLVFGYFATSLSAALVGIKVPPLPTTPDEFQDGLEPEPSASLLHRAAEADRYLTAIYTVIAVIAAGCLGVIAAKGGTAASLFVIGVSTVFLLHCRELVSTRQRLAMLLPPTVGLTALSFAVLWSEPEAARVLAAVALVAVVLLACGAADVLPGRRLIPHWGLAGDITHWLAAAAILPLALQIAGVFSAAHQMRS, from the coding sequence ATGACAACCACTTCGGCCGCCGGCGGCGACATCTGCCGGCTCACCGTATTCGGCCCCGACTCGCGAGCCGAACTCGCGGTTCCCGTGCACGTTCCGCTGGCGGACCTGCTGCCGACGCTGCTCATCCACCTAGACCAGCGTCTAGCCACTACCGGCCTCGAACACGGCGGCTGGGTTCTGCAGCGTCTCGGCGAGCCACCGCTGGACGAAGACCTCGGCACCGCGGCGCTCGGCCTCTACGACGGGGACATCGTTCACCTACGACCTCGCGACGAGCAGCTGCCCCCGATCGACTTCGACGACATCGTCGACGGTGTGGCCACCGCCATCTCTGAGCGGGCGGACCGCTGGCGTCCTGAGTTCGGACGGCGGCTCGCGCTCGGGTTCGCAGGGTTGACTGGGCTATTCGGCCTGTCACTGCTCGCCACCGCACGCTCGGTGGCGGCATACGAGGTCTCGGCCGGACTTGCCCTGGTGCTGCTGCTCGCCGGCATCGTGGCGTCACGGGCCTTCGGCAACCGCACATCGGGTGGGCTACTAAACTGCCTCGCGATGGCGTTCGTCATCGCGGTCGGATTCTCCCGTGGATTCTCAGGTCCCAATGTCCAAGCGGGCGCCCCGGCGCTGACGCTGCTCGCGACCGCCGGCTATCTCTGCGCCGCTGCGCTCATCGTCCGGTTCACTACGACAACATGGCAGATCCGCTGGGAGGCGGTCGCCGCCGGTTCGGCCGTGATCGCGGTCTCGTCCCTGGCCGACGTCACGTTCGACATCGGGGCGTGGGGCACCTGTGCCCTTCTTATTCCAGTACTCCTTGTCTTCGGCTATTTCGCGACGTCGCTATCGGCGGCGCTGGTGGGTATCAAGGTGCCCCCCCTGCCCACCACTCCCGATGAGTTCCAAGACGGCCTGGAGCCCGAGCCGAGCGCGTCGCTGCTGCATCGAGCCGCCGAGGCGGACCGGTATCTCACGGCAATCTATACAGTTATAGCCGTCATCGCCGCAGGCTGTCTCGGTGTCATCGCGGCGAAGGGTGGGACCGCTGCGTCTCTTTTCGTCATCGGAGTGAGCACGGTCTTCCTGCTCCATTGCCGCGAACTCGTAAGTACTCGCCAGCGCCTCGCCATGCTGCTGCCTCCTACGGTCGGACTGACCGCGCTGTCCTTCGCGGTCCTCTGGTCCGAACCGGAGGCGGCCAGGGTGCTGGCTGCCGTCGCCCTCGTGGCCGTCGTGCTACTTGCCTGCGGTGCGGCCGACGTACTCCCGGGGCGCCGTCTGATACCCCACTGGGGTCTGGCCGGCGACATCACCCATTGGCTGGCTGCCGCCGCGATCCTGCCCCTCGCCCTGCAGATCGCCGGAGTATTCAGCGCAGCACATCAGATGCGGTCATGA
- the eccB gene encoding type VII secretion protein EccB yields MHSRRDQVEAHTFVANRLRAAMLSAQPDLPRTPLRRTPTGLAIGLVLALLVTGVVVLLGMLRPTTSPAWRKPGTLIVEKGTGSRFLFIGGTLHPVLNYASARLLIGAKMATAEAGSATLDRMPIGSPLGTPWAPDSLPPHQPTASSNWLTCLGPASIVDTGPRPVSLLLNPALSTRALPSDAAIVAAAPDGGKYLIEGGRRMRVTADWVLRALGADNTNAVNVRSAWLDTLPAGPDLVALPSDGAGAPGPTLDGHATAVGQVLVAQMGANGTHHYLVTSGGLMSISATAAELALGAPTAELAYRGQNAQPIEVSAPAVAAQPITPTPPQLSGMAAPPQFAAIDDADVPCVQTTSNGGTFQTTLVTAQVNQIEASGQTVQSSTALGLANTDRTADHVAVPPNDGLLARTTPVPGDSSGSMFLVTSMGAKYPIANDDAAVALGYAAADVVPVPPEILDLLPTGPRLARPEGGGA; encoded by the coding sequence ATGCACAGTCGACGTGATCAGGTAGAAGCCCATACATTCGTGGCCAATCGCCTGCGAGCCGCTATGTTGAGCGCGCAACCCGACCTACCCCGGACGCCACTGCGGCGGACGCCGACGGGACTTGCCATCGGCCTGGTCCTCGCCCTGCTGGTCACTGGAGTGGTCGTTCTGCTCGGGATGCTCCGTCCGACGACCAGCCCGGCCTGGCGCAAGCCTGGAACACTAATCGTCGAGAAGGGCACAGGATCCCGCTTCCTTTTCATCGGCGGGACGCTTCACCCGGTTCTGAACTACGCCTCGGCGCGGCTACTGATCGGCGCCAAGATGGCCACCGCTGAGGCGGGCTCCGCCACGCTGGACCGAATGCCAATCGGCTCACCGCTCGGAACACCCTGGGCGCCCGACAGCCTGCCACCCCACCAACCAACGGCCTCCTCGAACTGGCTCACTTGCCTTGGCCCGGCCTCGATCGTCGATACTGGCCCCCGCCCCGTCTCGCTGCTGCTCAACCCTGCACTCTCCACGCGAGCGCTGCCGTCGGACGCGGCAATCGTGGCGGCTGCGCCAGACGGAGGCAAGTATCTGATCGAGGGCGGCCGTCGAATGCGCGTCACGGCCGACTGGGTATTGCGAGCTCTCGGAGCCGACAATACGAATGCCGTGAACGTACGCAGTGCCTGGCTCGACACACTGCCGGCCGGCCCTGATCTGGTCGCGCTGCCCAGCGACGGCGCTGGGGCGCCGGGGCCGACGCTCGACGGGCACGCGACCGCGGTGGGTCAAGTGTTGGTGGCACAGATGGGCGCCAACGGAACCCACCACTACCTGGTTACCTCGGGCGGATTGATGTCCATCAGTGCCACCGCAGCTGAGCTGGCGCTCGGTGCGCCGACGGCTGAGCTCGCCTACCGAGGCCAGAACGCGCAACCGATCGAGGTGTCGGCCCCCGCGGTAGCCGCGCAGCCGATCACACCGACACCACCACAGCTGTCCGGGATGGCGGCGCCACCACAGTTCGCCGCGATCGACGACGCAGACGTGCCGTGCGTGCAGACCACGAGTAACGGCGGCACCTTCCAGACCACATTGGTCACCGCACAGGTAAACCAGATCGAAGCATCGGGGCAGACCGTTCAGTCGTCAACCGCACTAGGACTGGCCAACACTGACCGCACCGCTGACCATGTCGCGGTGCCGCCCAACGACGGGTTACTGGCCCGGACTACTCCGGTGCCCGGCGACTCGTCGGGAAGCATGTTCCTGGTCACTTCAATGGGCGCGAAGTATCCGATCGCGAACGATGACGCGGCGGTCGCGCTCGGCTACGCAGCAGCCGACGTGGTACCGGTTCCCCCCGAAATTCTTGACCTGCTGCCAACCGGTCCTAGGCTAGCCCGTCCTGAAGGAGGTGGCGCCTAG
- a CDS encoding WXG100 family type VII secretion target gives MSDEFQVDLAALDGDVQVLTGINQNTLEPIVNDMVGLLKGIADAAIGPAADQWHQRQSVWAQKYTDNQNALNDVQARLAEVHQIYHAGNQQTVRIMG, from the coding sequence ATGAGCGACGAATTCCAGGTCGATCTGGCCGCCCTCGACGGCGACGTACAGGTCCTAACGGGAATCAACCAAAATACGCTGGAGCCGATCGTGAACGACATGGTCGGACTGCTCAAGGGGATCGCAGACGCCGCCATCGGCCCCGCGGCCGACCAGTGGCATCAGCGGCAGTCCGTATGGGCTCAGAAGTACACGGACAATCAGAACGCGCTCAACGATGTGCAGGCGCGCCTCGCCGAAGTCCACCAGATCTACCATGCCGGCAACCAGCAGACCGTCCGCATCATGGGCTGA